A segment of the Capricornis sumatraensis isolate serow.1 chromosome 8, serow.2, whole genome shotgun sequence genome:
TTAGTTAGCATGCGCGCTGTGGGCAATTGTTAAAAGTGTTCTTAGGTTTACTGTGAAGAGAATGTATCCTGTATCCGTGAATTGCTTTATTGGGGGGAGGGAGGGCTaattatatattttgttgttcttCTATACTTTGTTCTGTTGTCTGCGCCTGAAAAGGGCGGAAGAGTTACAATAAAGTTTACAAGCGAGAACCCGAGACTGGCCCGACCCGCGCTCCTCATTTGCTCCCAGCGCCTTGCAGATCTGCGGGGGGAGCCGGTCTACCGGCTCTAGCGCCCGCCAGGCCCGGCCGCGCAGAGGAGGGGGCGGAGGCTGGAGGCAGGTGGTGCAGTCCCTTGGCCCAGGGGCGCAGGGGGTGAGGGAGGCGGCTGCGCGCGATTGGAGGAAAGAGAAACGAGGGAGGGGAGCCGAGAGAAACCCCCTCCCTTCGCGTTCCGAGGCTGAGGGCCCGGGAGACCCTCTCGCCCAGGCCACGCTGGAGAGATGCGCCTGGGCTGTTGACTTTGTCCCACCCCCCCCGCACCTCCCCCTTTGTTTTTGCGTGTTCTTTcttgtgtgtgagcgtgtgtgtgcgtgtgtgtgtgtgtgtgtgtgtgtgcaggggtagAGGTTCAGTACCGAGCTGCTAAACTggcttatattttgatttttctcgTACTCTGGTcgggggagaaggagaagggagatgCTCTTCCCTGCCTCTCCCTTTCTGGGACTTGGCTACCTTCGCCCAGCGCCGAGTGGTGACTCGCCGCCTTCCTTTTCTCGCTCTGCTTCTCCAGCAGCCACGCTCGACTGAGGCATCCGCCTCCCATAACCAGAGCAGCATACCGGGccaccctcctcccttcctttctcttcccacccaccccaccttcttcctttttttattttcaaaccgtttttttttttttttaagccatcagAAACTGCAGCATCCAACGCCCCTGGGGCTGGATCCCGCACCGCTGAGAGCACCCACGAAACCTCGCTGCATCTCTGCCCGTTCTGTCTGGGCCGCACACAGAGAAAGCGTGAGGCCAGGCTCACCTCGCGCCTCACCTCAGGAGAAACGGACCAAGTCCGGACCAAGTTTCCCCAAAGGGCCAGCCATGCTGAATCGCTCCAGAATAATAAAGACCTGGCCTGCCCGCCCCCACCCACCGGTTGTGTGCAATCCCTGCGTTTGTTTCTGGCTGGGTAACGGGCTGGGGAggatggggcgggggtgggtgacAACTCAGATCCCTCTCAGGTTATTTGTTTTCCCTTCCACTCAATCCCTTCCTCCCCCAAATCTCGCCTGCAAGCTGCCTCCAGCCCACGGGGGTCGACAGCGGCCCTGGAGCCCCCCAGCCCCAATCCACAGGGCCTGGCTTTCCCATTCATTATTGATCATATTTTATAAATCCAACGCCACACAATTTTTTCCACATTACCGGGAGCCGTGGGGAGGCTGATCGGCCATTGGCTGAGGGGACGTCACGTGGGTGGGGTCACGTGGTCCAGAGAGGAAAAAGGGGGTCCTTTTTGGTGTAAATCTGGACTCTAATTCTGTAATATATCAAGGAATCTCGTAAAACCGACACTAAAACGTCCCTGCCTACAAATCATCCGGCCAAATTATGAGTTCATTGTATTATGCGaatgctttattttctaaatatcctGCCGCAAGTTCGGTTTTCGCTACCGGAGCCTTCCCCGAACAAACTTCTTGTGCGTTTGCTTCCAACCCCCAGCGCCCGGGCTATGGAGCCGGTTCGGGCGCTTCCTTCGCCGCCTCGATGCAGGGCTTGTACCCCGGCGGGGGGGGCATGGCAGGCCAGAGCGCAGCCGGCGTCTACGCGGCCGGCTACGGGCTCGAGCCGAGTTCCTTCAACATGCACTGCGCGCCCTTTGAGCAGAACCTCTCCGGGGTGTGTCCCGGCGACTCTGCCAAGGCGGCGGGCGCCAAGGAGCAGAGGGACTCGGACTTGGCGGCCGAGAGTAACTTCCGGATCTACCCCTGGATGCGAAGCTCAGGTAACGCCGCGCACCGAGCTGTCCCGAGCCGCAGTGGCCCGGGCACATATCCCGGAAGGTGCCCCCTTCCCGGCCAACCGCCCTTCTTCGCGTCCAGAGTGCTCCTGgtaggagatcggccctggggaCGCGGCCCCCCCCTGAGCCGCGACACGGCGCGCCGCCCCCTCCCATTTTTGCTTGGTGCTCTCAGACTCGCTCTGCATCCCTGGCGGATCCCTCTTCGCCGACGCCGCGGCGCTCTgaacccccagcccaccccccacccttccTCCCGGCCTTTTAGCTTTAAATATTTATCAGCCGCGCCGGCACGGGCTGGAGACGAGGCAGTTTGTCTTGCGGAGGAAGGCTGGGGTTTGCAGAGAATAGCCATTAGggtctcccccccccccccttctcctttccccCGCCGGGGATCTCATCTCTGGGTGTGTCCCCTCAGCCCCAGCTTGGATGAGGtctggggggagggggctgtAGCTCTGAGcagttctcccctccccctttcctcCCAGCCAACCCGCTCCCCCATTATTCCCTTCTGGACAATTAGAGGTGGGCTCTAGAGGCctggcaggaggagggggtgTGAGAGGAGATGAGGATTCAGTCAGGGACACAGGCAGGTGGAGAGAGGGGGGCTGAAACCAAAAGAGAGAGGCTTCTGACTCCCCAGTGAACTTGGGAAGGGGGAGGCAGGAGAACTAGAGAATGGAGCAGAGGCCTCATGGGGAGGCCAGCTGACTTCCTCAGGTGCCCTTCCTAGCACCCCTGGAGAACTGGCCAACAAGTTTTCAAGTGTCCTTCCAGAAGGATGGATGTCCTCTTGGGAGAGAAACAAGGACTCCAAGAAGTCAAATCAAGAGTTAGAGAGTACAGGCCACTGAGGCAGCTACTGCAGAAACCCGAAGAGACCAGAGGCTCTGTGGGGGTCTCCTGACAAGCCTGTCCCAGACAGCTTTCTTTGTGTTGCCCTGGACTCCGAGGTGTCTCTCAAGATCCAGGAGACCCAAGATATGTGGTCAGAGGCTCCCAGTCCAGCCAGGGTTGAGGGCCAAGAGAAGCCCAGCTCTTATTCCATCAGTATTAGTGGTCACAGTTCCCATTACCTGCTCCATAATTCAACTGCCTTTCAGCTGATTTATTAAAGCCCCAATTTTTCTGCTCATAAACATTTCAGCTTGGCTTTTATCTGACTTGAAATTAggcccccaacccctcctcccACTGTCTCCTTCCTAGGAGGGCTGGCACCAGCACCTCCCCCAGCACCacctccctccagcctcctcagGGTTTGGGCCTAACCTGGGAAGCTCTCCCCTGCCCGTCTGGCCCCACCAGCCAGGTACTGAGTGTTCCACCCCAAACCAGGCTGctgtctcttctctcctcctgTGCCTTCCCAGAGGCCCAAAGATTGCTTTGGAGGGCTGAGTTgtctgggcaggtgggcaggcagAACAGCCTGATTCTCagccactcattggaaaatagcAGAGGGCAACAGCTCTCAGACCAACTCCACTGCGCCAAGGAAATCTGCAAATTCTCACCTCCTCCTCATTCCATAACGGGATGGGGGAGGGGTAGACTGGACCTGTAAGGCGGtttgtctccttttctttttgcgaAAAGCCCTCCGGCCAGGCCTAGAGTCGCACTCCAGGGTCACCTGCATGGTTTTCCTTGCCATGGCCTATTCTGCACGCACTGACTTTTCTCCCGTAAATACTCTGCGCAGGGACCGACCGCAAGCGAGGACGCCAGACCTACACCCGCTATCAGACCCTGGAGCTGGAGAAGGAGTTTCACTACAATCGCTACCTGACGAGGCGGCGGCGCATCGAGATCGCGCACGCGCTCTGCCTCACAGAAAGACAGATCAAGATCTGGTTCCAGAACCGCCGCATGaagtggaaaaaagagaacaagaCCTCGGGCCCCGGGGCCGCCAGCCAGGACAAGGCCGAGGTGGAGGAGGATGAGGAagagtgagggacagagaaagggcagaggaagagagaagagaaagggagagaaagagagagagagaagctcaGCTCTGGGAACTGAACCAGGAAACTCAagtcaaataggaaaaaaagcaaaaaacaaaactatttaaaTGGAAagcagttaaaatttttttaaggagagaAGGTGAAATTTTGGTTTCTTAACACTGAAAAAGATACTACCTATAGGAAAGTCCGTCAGGTTTGTTTTGTACTGTATGGAAAGGACATCATCTACCTGTTCTGTAGCTTTCTGGAATTTGCCTCCCCCTCTTTTATGTCGCTAATTGTAAGGTCTTTGGTAAAATCTTGTTGTTTTGTAAGGTCCCTCTTTGATGCTGTCTTTGTGGTCTGTGGGTCTGGACTGTGTGTGGTTCCCTGCCTTCCTGAGCCCCCTGCCTTCCCAGTAGTGGCACTGAAGGGGCCTTAGGGAGCCCCAAGGACCCACCAACTAGCTCAAGTGTCCCCTCTGTGCACCTGGTCTGCCCGCTGCTCCTTGCTCCTGCCAGCCCTGTGATCCTCTTTCCAGTCTATGTATATCtgaaagatggagaaataaaagaaattaaaaagaaacatatgtCCTATTTTCTGTGTCTCTAAGGCTGGGAGTGGGTGAGAGATACTCATGCATACCGGTGCCCAGCTTCTGCTGCGGTTCATTTCTTAATGTGCTGGTATCTGctctttttttccttgtgttCCTTGCTCTGGCCAGATACCACACATATGTagttcccccccaccccgccttttTTTTACACACATtgacacacaaatacacacaatcACACTTAGTTACAGGCTGACATTGCACATAAATATATACCTTGTCATACAGAGTCACAAACACCCATATTCATTATGTTCACAAATAAATATACAAGCATTCACACATCCCAAACCCTTTCCAGAACACATGTATTCACATTCACTCACACAAGTAAACCTACATTCACACTCACTCACAGACACATTTATATATACGAGGGTGACACTCACACATTGGCTTATAAACACACAGACTCACATTTGCCCCCTAGTAAACACGACCTTGAGTCCACATGCTCAGTCACACACATTCACAAAACCAAGCCAAGCCAAACCCCAGAGTTCCACAGACCCTTCCTCATCCAAGCCTTCACACCAGGCTGTGGCTCGGTACCGCCACGGGGCACAAATATACAGAGCTGAAATCCAAAGTGCTAGGCCCCAAGCTAAGGAAGagcagaaggaaagggaaggtgACCACCCAAATCCGCTCCTTCTCCAGCCGGCGGGTGGGTGGGCAGGCAGCGTTGGGCACAGGCCAGGCGGACGAGCAGAAACCTCCCGGACGCCCAGGCAGGCCTCCAACCTCGAGATGTTCCCGGCTTTCCGCTCAGCCCGCAAATATTTTCTGCAAGAGCTATTCggttattttatttcaatttattttacctCATTGTAAATTGATCCACCgacccaaataaaacttaaaattgggggagaaaaaaatgagCACCGGGAGCGAGAGGCTGAGCAGTGCGTGTTAGCCGGCTGCTGTGGCCGCATCCCGGCCGCTCTGAGCCCGGCCGCCGGGCCGCCGGGCCGCCGGGCCTCCAGAGCTCAGCCGGCTGCCTCCGCGCTTTTCTGCCCACTGTCCGCGCTGCTGGCAATCTGGAAATCTTCTCCGGggtacagagaaagagaaaaagaagaacactTTGCGAGGGAGGTTACTTCCTTTCCTGAATTTGGGCGCTGGTAGCTCAATTCAAAATACCGGCGTATATCAGGGGACCTGGGAAACCCGGGGTGAATTTGGGTTGTTTGGCTCCAAAACATCCCCTTGATTGAGAAATACCAGAGGATGCCGTCTAGACCTTCGGAACtgatttttagtatttattagaTTATAAATCCTggcttatttaaatttaaaaaacaggcaTCGGGCACTGAAAGGGGAAGAGGATTGGAAGGAAGCAAGGATGAGGAGAATCTGTTTACTCTAAATTTGTAAGTAAAAGGCTCCTAAACCTGCGGTACCCACATTAAGGACCGCAGACCACCCTCTCCCCCTGCAGAGAGCATGGGGAGTTGTCCTTGGGAACCTGAGCTAGTGCACGTTTAGGCGAGAGAGCCAAGTGTCTGGGTCCGGCTTTGCTCTCCTTCAATTCCTGGGGTGCAGAGGCAATCATTCGGTGGTTAGAGTGTCTGCCTTAGTCTCCATTAGAGCCACCTTACTTGGGACAAAAGCTAGGCCCTAGGGGAATCTGCGGCCCCCACACCCACAGTGCTACAAGCCCTCACAGGTGGGGTCCTGCCATCTATAGGGCTGGGAGTGAGGGGGGCAGTCAGAGGGGCATtcagagggggaaagggggctttgACGCTTTCATTTTGCCCTGAGGCTAGTGGCAGCTCTGGACATTGGCTGTTGCTCCCAACTCACCCCCAAATtgccttagaaaagaccctgtgtGGAGGTTTTGGGGTGAATTTTTACTagaaaagaagaacagagctcCAGTGAGAATAGGGAGGTTCCAAAAAGAACCCCCTTCCCAGATGGATGCTTGTGCCTCCTCTATCTGATTCCCCACACCCCAAATCTCACACCTTCTCAGATTGGGGTTTCCCCAAAAAtcgagaaggagaagaaaagaagatgGCGACTGAGAAAAGGGTTGCTggtggagcagccatgaagaaatGCAATAAATTCCTTGTTGTTTTATGAAAATTTACAACTTTGTGATAGAAGTTTATGAGTGGTTGAATCCAGCGATTGGCCAGCGCCGGTCATGTGGCCGGGCGATCGTGAACATGAACTTTTTatcatttccctggtggttatAATGCAGCATTCTTTTGGACACCACACCTAGGTCGGAGCACTGTCGTCCTTCAGGGCTCCAGCCTCTTGATATTTTTATACTTCAGTATCAGCTCGATaaagcaaaagagagagaggaaaaccaagggggagagaaaagaagagagagtgggagagagagaaggaggggtgGGAATTACACAAAAGAGagaaccaaaaataattttaatttctaagttaATTTGCTTGCTGATCTGGGATTTTAGTCATCATGGAGAGTAAATGGACAATCTGCCCAGGACTGCAGCCTGATACCATTTTTCAAAGCCAGAACTTGCTCCATTTTCTATGCAAATATCAGAAAAGCGAAACACCCTCTCTCCCAAGTCAGAGAAGGGGAAGCAACGGCTCTCAGGTTGGGACAATATTATCTGGAAGATGAAGAAGAAACCGAACGCTCTTCCCCGCCCCCCTTTCTCCCACCCCTTTCAATCGGAGGAAAGAAACCCCAAGGTCTGCAAAGGTAAGGGAGATTCTAcaattttcttcttattcttttgCATCGGTTTTGTAGGGGGTGGGGCTTGGGTTTGTCTCTCTCCCCCCTCTTCCAAGACAGGGCTGAACCCCACCTCCGGGCGCTGCAAGGAGAGGCTTCCTAGGAAATTCGGTGGCTGAGAGAGGGGTGGttgcttcctggaggagaagcAAGGCAGGGAAGACGGTGGGAGGAACCGAAAGGGGCCACGGAGGCGAGCTCTAAGTGGCCTATTTAAGCTGGGAGAAGAGGTTTAAGTTAGAGGGCTGCGGAAGAAAGGATAGGGGGGTGTCTGGACTTGGGGTGCCGGCATAAAGCCGGTTGCTACGGCCTCTGTGGGtttgcccccctccccctcccaccatctCTCCCTTGTTCCGGCCTCCCCCAATTGTTCCGGCCTCCCCCAATTGCCCCGGCGCAGTTCTCTTGCCCGGTGCGGGTACGGGTATCCGTGGCTTTCCGGCACCGTTGGCACGAGGGGCGGTGGCGCTGAGAGACGTCCTGGTCTCTGGAGGGCCTGGAATCTCCGTTGAGGCCAGCGAGGGCGAGCAGGGGGCTAGAGAGATACAGAAAGAACAATTCACGGAGAAATACTCATTATCTCCCTTCGGaaacatttctgaaattaaaaggCTGTGGGTGGAGGCACCCAAATTGAGGGAGACCCCCCCCTCCCTCCCAAGAAGCCTGCCTGAAAATGCTCAGATCTTTGGCCACTCCCGTAGGAGGGAGGCTCGTTCTGCAGGGAGACAATTTTGTGGTTTTTAACGCGGTAGTTTACAGCGTGTTGGTTTCTGTGTAATACTGGTTCTGTACCTTGTGTTTTATTGGTATGGGATGTGTGGATTTCTGTGGAGGAGAAAATTGCCATGTGTGTCTGATGTGGAAACGTTTCAAACTTTCCTGGATCCAAATGTGGTGATTGTGAAGAAGCTGTTTACCACGTTGTTGTTTTAggtatggaaacaaaaaagaaaaataaagagaagaaaattaaaagaaattcccATTAGGGGATTTGATGGTGTCTGGACTAGAAAGCTGCCTGGCACTGAGCTCAGACAGCTAGTCTTGTCCCTCCGGCGCCTGATTCCATTCCCGAGCCAggcctggggtgggaggtggggggtggggggtgggggtgcggggtggggggatCCGGGAGAAGAACCGTGGGGCGGGAAGCCTAGATTCCTACAGTAGCTGGTGGGGTTGAAGAAGGCGCCAGTCGCTAGGTGAAGACTTAAAAATAGAGAGGGGTTTTGGGGAAGCTGCCAGCTGAGAGATAAGGGACTTAGGGCTCGGAGAGCAGGAGAGACTGTGATTTAGTTTGGTTTGCAGAAATAGGTGATTGCTTTCCTCTTTTTAAGGACCAGATGCAGAGATTTCAATCTCGGGTCTCTGGTGCCCCAGGGATTGCAGGGTCTGGATGCGCATAGGGGAATACTGGCCTTCTCAATACTGAGCTGAAAAGGGAGAGAGCCACTTGTGGCGCGGGAGGGGGCCCCTGGTGGCACAGGTAGATGCCCTCGAAGCAGGCCCAGTATGGGTGCCTGAAGGGACCCCCTCGGCTGCGAAGCCAGAGAAGTTCTCGGCCAGCACCCGCGGCACTCGGAGCCtattcttaaaggaaaaattCCCCAAACCTACCCAGACTATAAAGGTCTTTTTCTCCTGTAGTCTTGGCGGGGTATAAATCATCCCTTAGACAGTTCTCTCTGACCCAAATTATGCGGTTTGCTGCCATCTACCGTCCGTTTGGAGACATGCGGCTTCGGCGCCACAAGCTCGGCGACGCTGCTTGAACCCGGCCCCACGCCCGGAGCCCCCAGCCGCTCAGCTTTGGCGGGATTCTGGGGACTTTCGGCCCAGATTATCACCTTTCGCTggatcttggttccagcttgccCACATGTGAATTGGAGAACGAGGATCCCTCTCTCTTGTCAGGCCCATCCCAGCTCCAAATCTGGCGGCTGGCTGGGGGAAGCGGCTTTTTTTCTAGGGCATATTTTAAAAGGACTAATACTGCATCTGGCGGGCACGGGGCCCTGAATCAAAGGGTTGGGGGATCAGAGTCGACCCTCTCCCCGCCGTCCCCGCCAAACTCAAGAGGGGATCACGAGGGCCGCTAGGAAGATCCATCCGAGGCCAAGGCTGTTCAAGgtttatttggttttcttttcggCTAAGGGAGGGGTCCTGCAGGGGAGGCGCCGGCCCGGGCAGTTCCACTCGGTTGTCAAAAGACAAACCGAGTCTGTGTTCTCTGGGTTGACTGGTGGGTCTTGCCAGTTCCTTGGCCGGTTGAGTGTATGGTGAAAGAACTGAACCGAGCTTTCTGGAAATTGTTGGTGTCTGCAAGTGAGTGTGTGTCCCCTTCCCCATTTCCAATCATTTCAAGCGAAATCGACACAAACATGCTTTGGGAAAAAGCGGGGAGTGGGGATCAATCATTAAGGAAGCAAATCATTGTAATTTCCGTTCCTGCCCGACTCCTCACACCCGCTGAAGCCGACTGCTTTCCCAGGAGGGGGTGGCGAGGGCGAGGGTACGCGCCGCTGCCGCCGAGTTTGAATATTGGCCCGTCTCACGGGTTACTGATTAGCTTGGGCTTTCAAGCCGCAGGAGGAAGCGCTGGCCGCTCCTTTCAAGGTGCTGTGGCCCCAGTTCCTGGGCGGGGGGCTCCAGGAAATTGCCTCTGGTGCCAGGCAGGCCTAGGTGTTACGGGGTCTGGAGCTGGAGGAGCTGCCGAAGTCAAGGGGCCCAGCGGTACTAGGGGCAAACGCGGGGTTTCTGAGGCCCGAGCCTCTGGCGCCTTGTGAGTCTGCCTCGCAGGAGCAGCCCTTTCAGCTCTTCAGCAGAGTGACTTTCTGGCGGCTGGAAGGCCCGGCCCAGTGTAGGGGCCCCCAAGGGAGTGCTCCCTGAAAGTCTTGGGCCCCTTGGAGGTTTTTCTTGCCGACAATCGGAAGGACAGATGGAGAGGGGAAGGCGGCTGTACAGAGGGTTGAAACCTTTAAGGGCTCTTAGGGTGCGCATGGGCCCGGGGAGAGGGAGCTGAGGGCCACTGCTCCCCCCTCCAACAGAGAAGATGCCATTTATTTGCATAATGGAAATATCTTTGTACCTTGCTTTGGAGGAGCCAGTTTTAAGGCAGTGTTCCCTGTAAACTGCTCTCAAAAATTGGGAGAGGCCACACTGCTCCTCTGGGAACATATATGTTCCCCAAACCCAGAGAATCATGGACTCTAGAGGAAGAATTGGGTTGAGATGTTTGAATTCACCCCACCCCAATCAGAGTTGAGATTGGGGTGGGGGAAGTTGCCCACAACCCTTAAGAGCCGGGAGTGGGAGGGAGCTTTGCAGCCAAGAGGAAGTGGGAAGCCTGGACAATGTCTCAATACCCCTCCCCTCCAAACACCTACTGGCAAATATTCTCCCTGAGATTACCCATGCAGGAGAATTCTACTCTGGAGCTGAACACAATTTCGACATTTACCGGGGAGCTGGAATGTGTGTACGTCCGCAGGACCACAGATTCACAGCTCAGGAAATTACAATTATAAAGTCCTGCCAGTGGGATTTCTATACAATCCTTCTGTTGTGTACTCAAGACTTAGGACACATTTACGTCCACCTCTCCGTACACACACCTCCTCCTTGAGCAGGGAGAGACACCCCAGACCAGCAGATGGCTGTGCCCACTGTGTATTTATATGTTCCCTCTTGGAGACAGACCGACGATGGTGGATGTAACCACAGACAGATTCATAGAGATCTGACTCCAG
Coding sequences within it:
- the HOXB7 gene encoding homeobox protein Hox-B7, which produces MSSLYYANALFSKYPAASSVFATGAFPEQTSCAFASNPQRPGYGAGSGASFAASMQGLYPGGGGMAGQSAAGVYAAGYGLEPSSFNMHCAPFEQNLSGVCPGDSAKAAGAKEQRDSDLAAESNFRIYPWMRSSGTDRKRGRQTYTRYQTLELEKEFHYNRYLTRRRRIEIAHALCLTERQIKIWFQNRRMKWKKENKTSGPGAASQDKAEVEEDEEE